Proteins co-encoded in one Chitinophagales bacterium genomic window:
- a CDS encoding gliding motility-associated C-terminal domain-containing protein, with amino-acid sequence MLKSQRIFFCLLLALIFNTFHAKAQSCIELYGINFENNVVIPVNLDPATAVFDTVTKISNNLNPLSFRRGGLAVAPSDRKLYFIVELNFNNVLNIREISFTNNQIDDPNVTKALSEIQYDCNDSNLFGVLNNGGSIQFVSVNDDGTTANIGSAINLNPNTVLAQGISTIDSEQNRYFFAVFNTISMGYTIYVVETDTGNINSFDVPLPLVDLEFNPTTDLLMAFTTAYDIVSINPITGVIESTVPTNSPGGSLTITAGNTAYDPFENVLYVAAQSTVNGDHFLFAHDVVTGFAPVPSKLAGEVFDLTAGIPCIAIPDFTFENTCQGEETIFIDNSIGAISWTWDFGDPASGAANTSTEESPTHIFSAPGDYNVTLNIAGCIASESISKVVTISQAPAVDLGGTITTCESSIVLTAPSYPNATYLWITGSGAESITVTQSRDDYWVEISIGTCVVRDTVAVTLGEGDTGSFSIQGADQTSYCEGETVTLDASIVGSSAVYAWSTLETTPTIEVTASGTYSVVVTQNDCIFNDEVIITFNAPPNVTIDQSGEICEESTTLTATDIAGATYLWSNGDTTPFTTVSSSGDYSVVVNTGGCEVTASTSITLIGNIEIDLGANANDEIFACASEPLVLNAGIGNSNATFLWSDGVTTDSLFTVPNDGTYSVEVSLGNTCTASKSVDVTFTNDFFVDLGEDETICAGESVTLRTGLAGAEHEWSTGETTEEITVNASGTYSVTVRSGACEADGSITISVENPTAISLGEERSLCTDTGDAITLSIDNPGLTFEWSTGNITSQITVTTPGTYQVIATNAAGCTSSATVSVIARCESALVVPTAFSPNNDNVNDVFLPSSRFINDYQFEVYNRWGKSVFLTTDPNEGWDGEVDFQPQPLGVYIYVVTYTDVDGLPVVDKGYFTLLR; translated from the coding sequence ATGCTGAAATCGCAACGTATATTTTTCTGTTTATTATTAGCCCTTATTTTCAATACCTTTCATGCAAAGGCACAAAGCTGTATCGAATTGTATGGCATCAATTTTGAAAACAATGTCGTCATTCCTGTCAATCTTGACCCAGCTACTGCTGTATTTGATACGGTTACGAAAATATCTAATAACCTCAACCCATTGTCTTTTAGGCGAGGAGGACTTGCAGTAGCCCCTAGTGATAGGAAACTGTATTTTATTGTAGAATTGAACTTCAATAATGTGCTAAACATTAGAGAGATAAGTTTTACGAATAACCAAATAGATGACCCTAATGTTACAAAAGCACTGAGTGAAATTCAATATGACTGCAATGACAGCAATTTGTTTGGTGTATTGAACAACGGTGGTAGCATACAATTTGTGTCTGTAAACGATGACGGAACAACTGCAAACATCGGTAGTGCTATCAATTTGAACCCCAATACGGTATTGGCACAAGGGATTTCTACCATTGACTCAGAACAAAATCGCTACTTTTTTGCAGTCTTCAATACCATTAGCATGGGCTATACGATTTATGTGGTGGAAACCGATACAGGAAATATCAACAGCTTTGATGTGCCGCTTCCTTTGGTAGATTTAGAATTCAATCCTACTACCGATTTGTTGATGGCTTTTACTACAGCCTATGATATAGTATCTATAAACCCAATTACAGGAGTTATCGAAAGTACAGTACCGACCAACTCACCTGGCGGAAGTTTGACCATTACAGCAGGCAATACTGCTTATGATCCTTTTGAAAACGTACTTTATGTAGCAGCTCAGTCGACTGTCAATGGCGATCACTTTTTGTTTGCACATGATGTAGTGACAGGCTTTGCGCCTGTTCCTTCCAAACTTGCAGGAGAAGTTTTTGACCTAACAGCAGGCATACCTTGCATAGCTATCCCAGATTTCACCTTCGAAAATACCTGTCAAGGAGAAGAAACCATTTTTATAGACAATTCTATTGGAGCAATTTCTTGGACTTGGGATTTTGGTGACCCTGCATCAGGGGCAGCCAATACGAGTACAGAAGAAAGCCCTACCCATATATTTAGCGCACCGGGAGATTATAATGTCACACTAAACATTGCAGGATGCATTGCTTCTGAAAGCATTTCTAAAGTAGTGACGATTTCGCAAGCTCCAGCAGTAGATTTGGGCGGAACTATTACGACCTGCGAAAGTTCGATTGTGTTAACTGCGCCTTCTTACCCCAATGCCACTTATCTTTGGATTACAGGTTCTGGTGCAGAATCCATCACCGTCACCCAGTCACGAGATGATTATTGGGTAGAAATCAGTATTGGTACTTGTGTGGTGAGAGATACAGTTGCAGTTACTTTGGGTGAAGGCGATACAGGTAGTTTTTCGATTCAAGGAGCGGATCAAACTTCTTATTGCGAAGGTGAAACCGTCACTTTGGATGCTAGCATTGTCGGTTCAAGTGCTGTTTATGCGTGGTCGACTTTAGAAACGACACCAACTATTGAAGTCACTGCAAGTGGGACATACAGTGTTGTAGTGACTCAAAACGATTGTATATTTAATGATGAAGTGATAATTACCTTCAATGCGCCACCCAACGTCACTATTGACCAAAGCGGCGAAATTTGTGAAGAAAGCACGACCTTAACGGCTACTGACATTGCAGGTGCTACCTACCTTTGGTCGAATGGTGATACGACACCTTTTACTACTGTTTCAAGTAGTGGAGATTATAGTGTTGTAGTCAATACAGGAGGTTGTGAAGTCACTGCTTCTACAAGCATTACGCTGATAGGAAACATAGAAATAGACTTGGGCGCAAACGCCAACGATGAAATATTTGCTTGTGCCTCTGAACCTTTGGTTTTGAATGCAGGTATTGGTAATTCCAATGCTACTTTCTTGTGGTCAGATGGTGTGACGACTGATTCTTTGTTCACTGTTCCTAATGATGGAACGTATTCTGTTGAAGTGAGTCTTGGCAATACATGTACGGCTTCTAAAAGTGTAGATGTCACGTTCACCAATGATTTCTTTGTGGATTTGGGTGAAGATGAAACTATATGTGCGGGCGAATCAGTGACCCTCCGCACGGGATTGGCAGGAGCCGAACATGAATGGTCGACAGGCGAGACAACAGAGGAAATCACCGTCAATGCTTCTGGAACCTATTCGGTGACAGTGAGAAGTGGCGCATGTGAAGCAGATGGCAGCATAACCATTTCGGTAGAAAACCCTACGGCCATTTCTTTGGGTGAAGAGAGAAGTTTGTGTACGGATACGGGGGATGCGATTACCCTTAGCATTGACAATCCTGGTTTGACTTTTGAATGGTCAACGGGTAATATTACTTCTCAAATTACGGTGACAACGCCTGGTACTTACCAAGTAATCGCAACCAATGCTGCGGGATGTACAAGTAGTGCAACAGTTAGTGTAATCGCTCGTTGTGAATCTGCGCTTGTTGTTCCGACTGCTTTCAGTCCAAACAACGACAATGTAAACGATGTATTTTTGCCAAGCAGCCGTTTTATCAACGACTATCAATTTGAGGTGTACAACCGTTGGGGAAAATCGGTCTTTTTGACCACTGACCCGAATGAAGGATGGGATGGTGAAGTTGACTTTCAACCGCAACCTTTGGGGGTCTATATTTATGTGGTGACTTATACGGATGTGGACGGTTTGCCTGTGGTGGATAAAGGGTATTTTACTTTGTTGAGGTAA
- a CDS encoding transglutaminase domain-containing protein codes for MNIIITIWQLFLFSLLLLISPFFLGQSNDNVSFTSIDKYAQKAPVTVCTDVKTLANYLSEPASNDFERARSFYVWLTTNISYDMQAYKNGRRRINQTNEDILRRKRAVCFGYSKFFKALCDEVGLPCEVISGYSKGSLTSTPNLEQSDHAWNAVKLEGKWYLLDATWGAGVVYRESEFVHQFSEEYFLTSPEKLIVNHLPADPMWQLLPCAVTTDDFKESATYLMNLVADKSSNCENYADSLAKFEQLGYHQKMLTTAIHTYQFNPTEANAKELGHAYMDYESYLDEKAVKLQQTNEIDELLAVQLEMIQTSEQAKQYIELFDRQKENLAYTYMNLAATLSRKLTNFEAAKNYYQMVIIYEEILPYFEKAKNMLNSLPRNLQIENALQQCAVNIMAVKNNLGIYRQELKLNDK; via the coding sequence ATGAATATAATAATTACTATCTGGCAATTGTTTTTGTTTTCTTTACTGCTTTTGATTTCTCCTTTTTTTTTAGGGCAATCAAATGACAACGTGTCTTTTACGAGTATAGATAAATACGCTCAAAAAGCACCTGTCACAGTATGCACTGACGTAAAGACGCTGGCAAACTACTTGTCAGAACCTGCTTCTAATGATTTTGAGCGTGCCCGTAGTTTTTATGTCTGGCTAACGACCAATATTAGTTATGATATGCAGGCGTACAAAAATGGGCGACGCAGAATCAATCAAACCAATGAGGATATTTTGAGGAGAAAACGAGCAGTATGTTTTGGATACTCCAAGTTCTTCAAAGCATTGTGTGATGAAGTAGGTTTACCTTGTGAGGTTATTTCTGGTTATAGTAAAGGTTCGCTGACTTCAACGCCCAATTTAGAACAATCCGATCATGCATGGAACGCAGTGAAATTGGAGGGAAAATGGTATCTATTGGATGCTACCTGGGGTGCAGGAGTGGTGTATCGAGAAAGTGAATTTGTCCATCAATTCAGTGAAGAGTATTTTTTAACCTCTCCTGAAAAACTCATTGTCAATCATTTACCTGCTGATCCTATGTGGCAATTGCTTCCATGTGCAGTTACTACTGATGATTTCAAAGAATCTGCTACGTATTTAATGAATTTGGTGGCGGATAAATCTTCAAACTGTGAAAACTATGCCGATAGTCTAGCAAAATTTGAACAATTGGGTTACCACCAAAAAATGTTGACAACGGCTATTCATACCTATCAATTCAACCCTACAGAAGCAAATGCAAAAGAACTTGGACACGCCTATATGGATTATGAATCCTATTTGGACGAAAAGGCTGTTAAGTTGCAACAAACCAATGAGATTGATGAATTGTTGGCAGTCCAACTAGAAATGATTCAAACCAGTGAACAAGCCAAACAATACATTGAACTTTTCGACCGTCAAAAAGAAAATTTAGCTTATACCTATATGAATTTGGCTGCTACCCTATCCAGAAAACTCACTAATTTTGAAGCAGCTAAAAATTATTATCAAATGGTTATTATTTATGAGGAAATCTTACCCTATTTTGAAAAAGCCAAAAATATGTTGAATTCCTTGCCTCGTAACCTTCAAATCGAAAATGCGCTGCAACAGTGTGCGGTAAATATTATGGCAGTAAAGAACAATTTGGGAATTTACCGCCAAGAATTGAAACTGAACGATAAGTAG
- a CDS encoding T9SS type A sorting domain-containing protein — MKGICLLLFCWLSTFSVISAQTESIPFDIELEEITFNDWTGLHSFAFAEWNGYWFFVAGRSNGLHGFFPFTGFPESSANHQIWMMDVASGNYWQQDIRSLPNPIAEALQASNPQYVQKDGFLYVVGGYGKSKDTDSFVTFPYLTALNLEMLTNLMLAEQSVLPAIQQLEDERMRVCGGEMLALGERFYLFGGHDFAGLYSQTGLPTFTQMYTNEVRVFAVEHADVGLQISNYEALQDTENYHRRDGSFAPLIQANGDAALGYYGGVFRYDKDIPFFNPVYINGDGVEMDPTYEQQMSHYTCPILPVFDAATGNMFSTFFGGLSFHYFDREKDKMVTDSLVPFIDDITTLIHFADGHSTEVVLPLEFDDLLGTNAKFILDQAAPHYDNKVIRLEEIEGRTRVGYIFGGIKALFANITPSSASNRLFEVYLTPKIVDAIDKETAANWHTHVYPNPFEGNINIEIEGIADVQHLALKDIRGQKLFEENGPILTSMIDFLEKRLKELTAGVYLLQLQRKTGTEIHKIVKM; from the coding sequence ATGAAAGGTATTTGTTTACTCCTATTTTGTTGGTTATCCACGTTTTCGGTTATTTCTGCTCAGACAGAATCCATTCCTTTTGACATCGAACTTGAAGAAATCACCTTCAATGACTGGACAGGCTTACACTCTTTTGCCTTTGCAGAATGGAATGGGTATTGGTTTTTTGTAGCTGGTCGCAGCAATGGTTTGCATGGATTTTTTCCGTTCACAGGTTTTCCCGAATCCTCTGCCAATCACCAGATTTGGATGATGGATGTGGCAAGCGGCAATTATTGGCAGCAGGATATTCGTTCGCTCCCCAATCCAATAGCCGAAGCACTGCAAGCTTCTAATCCTCAATATGTTCAAAAAGACGGTTTTTTGTATGTGGTGGGAGGCTATGGAAAATCAAAAGATACAGATAGTTTTGTTACTTTTCCTTACCTCACTGCTTTGAATTTAGAAATGCTTACCAATTTGATGTTGGCAGAACAGAGCGTTTTACCAGCTATTCAACAATTGGAGGATGAGCGAATGAGGGTTTGTGGAGGGGAAATGTTGGCTTTAGGAGAGCGTTTTTATTTGTTTGGTGGACATGATTTTGCAGGTTTGTATTCCCAAACAGGCTTACCAACTTTCACCCAGATGTACACCAATGAAGTTCGGGTTTTTGCAGTCGAACATGCTGATGTGGGTTTGCAAATCAGCAACTATGAAGCTTTGCAGGATACCGAAAACTATCATAGAAGGGATGGAAGTTTTGCTCCTTTGATACAAGCAAATGGAGATGCTGCTTTGGGTTATTATGGTGGTGTTTTTCGATACGACAAAGATATTCCTTTCTTCAACCCTGTTTATATCAACGGTGATGGGGTTGAAATGGACCCTACTTACGAGCAGCAAATGAGTCATTACACTTGTCCGATACTCCCTGTTTTTGACGCTGCAACGGGCAATATGTTTTCTACCTTTTTTGGAGGATTGAGTTTTCATTACTTTGATAGAGAGAAAGATAAAATGGTGACTGATTCTTTAGTTCCGTTCATTGATGACATCACTACCTTGATTCACTTTGCGGATGGACACTCAACAGAGGTGGTTTTACCTCTGGAATTTGATGATTTGTTGGGTACAAATGCCAAGTTTATTTTGGATCAGGCAGCACCTCACTACGATAACAAGGTGATTCGTTTAGAGGAAATTGAAGGGCGAACAAGAGTCGGATATATTTTCGGAGGAATCAAAGCATTGTTTGCCAATATCACGCCGAGTAGCGCAAGCAATCGCCTTTTTGAAGTTTATCTTACTCCCAAAATTGTGGATGCAATTGACAAAGAAACGGCTGCGAATTGGCATACTCATGTCTATCCTAATCCTTTTGAAGGGAATATAAATATTGAAATTGAAGGGATTGCAGATGTACAGCACTTGGCATTGAAAGACATACGTGGTCAAAAACTTTTTGAAGAAAACGGGCCTATTCTCACTTCAATGATTGATTTCTTGGAAAAGAGATTGAAGGAATTAACAGCAGGTGTGTATTTGCTTCAATTGCAGAGAAAAACGGGAACTGAAATTCATAAGATTGTGAAGATGTAG
- a CDS encoding queuosine precursor transporter, whose product MDSILQRKDGLLFVILAGFFIANALIAEFIGVKIFALEDTLGVSPFNWNLFGQSGSLNLSAGVLLWPVVFVMTDIINEYFGKRGIQILSFLAVGLISYSFLMVYASITLVPADWWLGSMEANGVPDMQAAFSNVFGQGMWIIVGSLIAFLIGQIVDVMIFHRIKKITGENKIWLRATGSTLVSQFIDSFVVLYIAFVLGPQQWSIGLFLAVGCVNYSYKFLMAIVLTPVIYFGHYLIEGYLGTELAHKMKMAAIEG is encoded by the coding sequence ATGGATTCAATTTTACAGCGAAAAGATGGGTTATTGTTTGTTATCCTTGCAGGTTTTTTCATTGCCAATGCCTTGATTGCAGAATTTATTGGTGTAAAAATATTCGCATTGGAAGACACATTAGGTGTTTCTCCCTTCAATTGGAATCTGTTTGGACAATCTGGCTCACTCAACTTATCGGCAGGTGTTTTACTTTGGCCAGTGGTATTTGTGATGACCGACATCATCAATGAATATTTTGGAAAACGAGGTATCCAAATACTTTCTTTCTTGGCTGTTGGACTTATTTCCTACTCCTTTTTGATGGTCTATGCCTCTATTACCCTTGTACCTGCTGATTGGTGGCTCGGTTCGATGGAGGCAAATGGAGTTCCCGATATGCAAGCAGCCTTTAGCAATGTATTTGGACAGGGAATGTGGATCATTGTCGGTTCTTTGATTGCCTTTTTGATAGGTCAGATTGTGGATGTGATGATATTCCACCGCATCAAAAAAATCACTGGTGAAAACAAAATTTGGTTGCGTGCCACAGGTTCTACCTTGGTTTCACAGTTTATTGATAGTTTTGTAGTCTTATACATTGCTTTCGTTTTAGGGCCTCAACAATGGAGTATTGGGCTTTTTTTGGCGGTGGGATGTGTCAATTACAGTTATAAGTTTTTGATGGCCATTGTACTTACTCCTGTTATTTACTTTGGACATTACCTTATTGAAGGATATTTGGGAACAGAATTGGCCCACAAAATGAAAATGGCTGCCATTGAAGGCTAA
- a CDS encoding carboxypeptidase-like regulatory domain-containing protein, producing MKKILLLSILLVCTQFMHAQRTICGTVTDQSSGEVMIGVTVLLKGTPLGTVTDFDGKYCLEIPVDVKKDELEFSYVGFDSKSVKIEDSDALNVKMIESTTHLDEMFIVKYGYTKTTDATVTGDEIKAASAKNYDLGEMGTRGFSSIYSPPKATDLSAKSKPKKPSASMYPPPAPPPPPVAEPTSYSITSEKLMKKVSSMETKDIRGGSLGDAAILSDKIELGKEDMFMMSSDDFDDAPAESPQSNVRAGLLTAGEINDFGKWTMWQDMTEGELNMYQKEWNFFTNNRYTVQVSTQSGKPIVDAQVRLLTAKNTVYWSAKTDNTGKAELWLNMFEDSKEQTGDLRLEVTYDGKKETVKEPTLFQQGINFVTLKADCNIPQRADVLFVVDATSSMGDEINFLKAELQDVILQVQKQRTDLDIHLGSVFYRDKGDEYVTKKSEFSPRIEETVQFIQQNGAAGGGDYEEAVEEALNVAVNDMQWSDNAVVRLLFLVLDAPPHQTPEIKEKLQQITRKAAKKGIRIVPVTASGLNKSTEYLMRSLALATNGTYTFLTDHSGIGGSHIAPSTDDYDMEFLNDLLIRLIDQFTQTSECDENNALIEAAKAESISEEVLKILNYYPNPVASELTIELKADIAALFVTDLSGKILQRLEKLQPGKVLVDMSLYPSGIYFLRYTTIEGKEGSAKVMVVK from the coding sequence ATGAAAAAAATACTCCTCCTTTCTATTTTATTGGTATGCACACAGTTCATGCATGCCCAAAGAACAATATGCGGAACCGTCACAGATCAAAGCAGTGGCGAAGTAATGATAGGGGTTACTGTCTTGTTGAAGGGAACACCCCTTGGAACTGTCACAGATTTTGACGGAAAATATTGTTTGGAAATTCCTGTCGATGTAAAAAAAGACGAATTGGAGTTTTCTTACGTGGGTTTTGATTCTAAAAGTGTCAAAATTGAAGATAGTGATGCGCTGAATGTCAAAATGATAGAAAGCACTACTCATTTGGATGAAATGTTCATAGTAAAATATGGCTATACGAAAACTACAGATGCAACAGTGACAGGTGATGAAATCAAGGCTGCTTCCGCCAAAAACTACGACTTGGGAGAAATGGGAACTAGGGGGTTTTCCTCTATCTATTCTCCTCCAAAAGCAACTGATTTGAGTGCCAAATCGAAACCCAAAAAACCTTCAGCATCCATGTATCCCCCGCCAGCACCTCCTCCACCTCCTGTTGCCGAACCCACTTCGTATAGTATTACTTCTGAAAAACTTATGAAAAAGGTAAGTTCTATGGAGACAAAAGATATCAGAGGAGGCTCACTTGGAGATGCGGCTATACTTTCAGATAAAATAGAACTTGGTAAAGAGGATATGTTTATGATGTCTTCGGATGATTTTGATGATGCACCCGCTGAAAGTCCTCAGTCCAATGTTCGTGCAGGATTGTTGACCGCAGGTGAAATTAATGATTTTGGCAAATGGACAATGTGGCAAGATATGACTGAGGGAGAACTGAATATGTACCAAAAAGAATGGAACTTTTTCACCAACAACCGCTATACGGTACAGGTCAGCACCCAATCGGGTAAACCAATTGTGGATGCACAAGTTCGTTTATTGACTGCAAAAAATACCGTTTATTGGAGTGCCAAAACGGACAACACGGGCAAGGCAGAACTTTGGCTCAATATGTTTGAAGATTCGAAGGAGCAAACGGGCGATTTGAGGTTAGAAGTGACGTATGATGGTAAGAAAGAAACGGTGAAAGAACCTACTCTTTTTCAACAAGGTATCAATTTTGTAACCCTAAAGGCGGACTGCAATATTCCCCAACGTGCGGATGTATTGTTTGTAGTAGATGCAACGAGTTCGATGGGAGATGAAATCAATTTTCTTAAGGCAGAATTGCAGGATGTGATTTTGCAGGTTCAGAAACAAAGAACAGATTTAGACATTCACTTGGGAAGTGTGTTTTATCGGGACAAAGGTGATGAATATGTCACCAAGAAATCTGAATTTTCGCCCCGCATCGAAGAGACCGTTCAGTTTATTCAGCAAAATGGCGCAGCAGGAGGAGGAGATTATGAAGAAGCTGTTGAAGAAGCCCTCAATGTGGCGGTGAACGATATGCAATGGAGCGACAATGCAGTAGTGCGTTTGCTGTTTTTGGTATTGGATGCTCCTCCCCACCAAACTCCTGAAATCAAAGAAAAATTACAGCAAATCACCAGGAAAGCTGCCAAAAAAGGCATCCGTATTGTTCCTGTTACGGCAAGTGGACTCAACAAAAGCACCGAATATTTGATGCGTTCTTTGGCTTTGGCTACGAATGGCACTTATACTTTTTTGACCGACCATAGCGGTATTGGTGGCTCGCACATTGCGCCCAGTACCGACGACTACGACATGGAATTTTTGAATGATCTGCTGATACGACTGATTGACCAATTTACACAGACATCTGAATGTGATGAGAATAACGCATTGATCGAAGCGGCAAAAGCAGAATCTATCTCCGAGGAAGTATTGAAAATTCTGAATTATTATCCAAATCCTGTCGCAAGTGAATTGACGATTGAATTGAAAGCAGACATTGCAGCTTTGTTTGTCACTGATTTGTCGGGTAAGATTTTGCAGCGTTTGGAAAAATTGCAGCCTGGGAAAGTGTTGGTTGATATGAGTCTTTACCCTTCTGGAATCTACTTTTTGCGATATACGACTATTGAAGGAAAGGAAGGGAGTGCCAAGGTGATGGTAGTCAAGTAA
- a CDS encoding tetratricopeptide repeat protein — protein sequence MNSKHIWIFTTCFLLLLASMTALAQNDKKDKKSVLNKSTFEVYGEESTTTPASENSAFERMQERAKANKKKQKEIKKNKVNKTKESTSKPTATAASTPQRPAIEANNPDVISVDMDVLYDVTISPPVEIVETRKSLDFKTQEDVKYYYNQAMLKLRGKDFESAVKLLSKSIKKDPYNKELLQMRGNAYVELDDFKKGLKDLKKALSVENDDATLQYNIGGTLIKLGKFKQAVEYLSAAINTKPDYLLALQARGSAYTLTKDYSLAVDDFNSVLDLNNYFVPAIKGRGIAKSLQQRYDEAISDFTMVIELKPTDGMAYYYRGLAFVGNNQQYRGCADFDTAYQLKIPQAYYESKDKCK from the coding sequence ATGAATAGTAAACATATTTGGATTTTTACGACTTGTTTTTTGCTGCTACTTGCTTCAATGACGGCATTGGCGCAAAACGATAAAAAGGACAAGAAAAGTGTGCTGAACAAAAGCACCTTTGAAGTATATGGAGAGGAATCTACAACAACTCCTGCTAGCGAAAATTCTGCTTTTGAAAGAATGCAAGAAAGGGCAAAGGCCAACAAAAAAAAGCAGAAAGAAATAAAGAAAAACAAAGTCAATAAAACGAAAGAATCCACTTCAAAACCGACTGCTACTGCTGCTTCAACACCCCAAAGACCAGCCATAGAAGCAAACAATCCTGATGTGATTTCGGTGGATATGGATGTATTGTATGATGTCACGATTTCACCTCCTGTGGAAATAGTTGAAACCCGCAAAAGCCTGGATTTCAAAACACAAGAAGATGTAAAGTATTACTACAATCAGGCAATGTTGAAACTCAGGGGAAAGGACTTCGAATCGGCGGTAAAATTGCTGTCCAAAAGCATCAAAAAAGACCCATACAATAAAGAATTGCTGCAAATGCGTGGCAATGCCTATGTCGAATTGGACGACTTCAAAAAAGGATTGAAGGACTTGAAAAAAGCCCTTTCGGTGGAAAATGACGATGCTACTCTGCAATACAATATTGGCGGAACATTGATAAAATTGGGCAAATTCAAACAAGCCGTAGAATACCTAAGTGCTGCAATCAATACCAAACCCGACTACCTTTTAGCACTGCAAGCCCGTGGTTCTGCTTATACGCTCACCAAAGATTATTCCCTTGCTGTAGATGACTTCAATAGCGTTTTGGACTTGAACAATTATTTTGTACCTGCTATCAAAGGACGTGGTATCGCCAAAAGTCTGCAACAACGCTACGATGAGGCTATCAGCGACTTCACGATGGTAATAGAGCTAAAACCTACGGATGGTATGGCGTATTACTACCGAGGTTTGGCATTTGTCGGCAACAACCAACAATACAGAGGCTGTGCGGATTTTGATACGGCTTATCAGTTGAAGATTCCACAGGCGTATTATGAGAGCAAGGACAAATGTAAATGA
- a CDS encoding DUF721 domain-containing protein, with translation MRRKDNQQSLKDVLNYMIDTYQLRTKVNEAKVVAAWPRIMGGAIANRTDFVGVRKSILYLKINSAPLSQELFYAKEKIIQLMNEEVGEDFIKEVIFR, from the coding sequence ATGAGACGAAAAGACAACCAACAAAGTCTAAAAGATGTTCTCAATTACATGATAGATACCTATCAATTGAGAACCAAGGTAAACGAAGCAAAGGTAGTCGCAGCTTGGCCTCGAATCATGGGCGGAGCCATCGCCAACCGTACCGATTTTGTGGGTGTTCGCAAAAGCATATTGTACCTCAAGATAAACTCTGCCCCATTATCCCAGGAGCTTTTTTATGCAAAAGAAAAAATAATCCAATTGATGAATGAAGAAGTAGGTGAGGATTTTATCAAGGAGGTGATTTTTAGATGA
- a CDS encoding RNA polymerase sigma factor RpoD/SigA, whose translation MRQLKIQHQITNRDSLALEKYLQDISKLELLTPEREVELAKRIKMGEAGALEELTRANLRFVVSVAKQYQNQGLQLSDLINEGNLGLIKAAKRFDETKGFKFISYAVWWIRQSILQSLVEQSRMIRLPLNKVDAYQKMNKVLVKFLQENERQPTSRELADLTGLSVKDVNELLQIQNRHVSIDAPMEEDDDSKAMVDSLQADNEEMPSNKLMSESLENEVRDVLAILSKRESDIIAYFYGLNGRPALSLEDIADRCGLTRERVRQIKERAIRRLRKASRSKDLKTYLG comes from the coding sequence ATGAGGCAATTAAAGATACAACATCAAATTACGAACCGTGATAGTCTTGCGTTGGAGAAATACCTACAAGATATCAGTAAGTTAGAACTGTTAACTCCAGAGCGAGAAGTGGAGTTGGCCAAACGAATCAAGATGGGGGAAGCAGGAGCCTTAGAAGAACTCACTCGAGCCAATTTGCGTTTTGTAGTGTCCGTAGCCAAACAATATCAAAATCAAGGTCTTCAACTGAGTGACCTAATCAATGAAGGGAATCTCGGACTAATCAAAGCAGCCAAACGCTTCGACGAAACCAAAGGTTTTAAGTTTATCTCATATGCTGTATGGTGGATTCGTCAATCCATCCTACAATCGCTTGTCGAACAGTCTCGCATGATTCGACTACCACTCAACAAAGTGGATGCCTACCAAAAAATGAACAAGGTACTTGTTAAATTTTTGCAGGAAAACGAAAGACAACCTACCTCTCGTGAATTAGCCGATTTGACAGGCTTATCTGTCAAGGATGTGAATGAACTACTTCAAATCCAAAACAGACATGTTTCGATAGATGCTCCGATGGAAGAAGACGATGACAGCAAAGCGATGGTAGATAGTTTGCAGGCAGATAATGAGGAAATGCCTAGCAACAAACTAATGTCGGAATCGCTTGAAAATGAAGTAAGAGATGTTTTGGCCATTCTTTCAAAAAGAGAATCAGACATTATTGCGTATTTTTATGGGCTGAATGGCCGCCCCGCTTTGTCGCTCGAAGACATTGCAGATCGATGCGGTTTGACCCGAGAGCGTGTTCGACAAATCAAAGAGAGAGCCATTAGAAGACTACGAAAAGCTTCCAGAAGCAAAGATTTGAAAACCTATTTAGGTTGA